In Ananas comosus cultivar F153 linkage group 14, ASM154086v1, whole genome shotgun sequence, the genomic stretch TCGAGTCCCACTGGGCgtgttctttttctctttttttttttttattttttcacatgcgcaaatcatcattttttttttcttttttcctccctATTTTCAcgcaaacaaaaaatatttcggCGGAAGAAATATAGAGCACACTTCGTATCtgacgaatttttttttttcatgcacgCAAAATAAGAGGAAGAATATGCTGTTGCTGAAGACACATTACCGAAACAAGATGATGAAGAAATTATACTACCTGTGCATGAAATAGATGGATTGAGAAAAGAGAGGGATAATGCCGGTTTTAAAAGAACTAGCCTATTGCTGCTTTCACTTCAAATTCAACGCTATGCCATCGAAATCATCAAAAAACCAGTACATTATTCACATAATCCAGAAATACGTAAAGCTTTTAATAGcaaaaattttacaattcaTGATCAGAAGCAGTCGGAAACAGCCGGCAGCAATAACGAATGAAATTCGCAACATAACAAAACTATACATCCGTTACAAAAAAGCTACCACAATATGTACGGACAACCGGTGGCTACAAGCTAGTGTCAGATCATATCAGTAAGCGTatgaaagaaaagggaaaaaaaagaagaagaagaaattgctAAACTGATTCCAGAAGAAAGATAGCCCGTATCCTttttcctcctccctctcttttACTACCATCAGAAAAAGAAGAGCAAAAGGAAGAACGTACTCTGAATAGCTGCAATCAAGGGGGGCAGTGGAATATACAAAAGCAGagtcgatcgatcgatcgattgaTCGATCCTGAGGGGGGCAAGCAAAACAGAGCTCTCCCTCTCTGTATATCTCACATATGCCGCCGAGGAGGCCACGGCGCTCTTCTCCTATGgctcttttctttcctctcaGCTAGCATCTTCCGTCCCACATAcctgtttttcaaaaaaaaaacagctgcTCAACGTAAAAGAGAGAAATTTACACTTCGTTTGGAATCAAATTTGACTGAAGTTTAAGTGACTGAAACTCACAAGAATTCAATTCActtcaattcaattcaattgcaaatatatgagagagagagagagagagagagatagagagaccTGCCCATCATCATGAGGGTGGCTTGGGGGTTGGTGCCTGGTGAGATAGCAAAGGTGGAGCCATCCACCACCCTAAGGGCGCCCACGCCGATAACCCGGTAGTCACCATCCACCACTTTCCCAGCCACGCACCCGCCGTGGTAGTGCCATATTGTTGCCACTGTTCTCCGACAGAACTCCTCCATCGCCGCCCTGTCTGACCGGTTCGCCGGCAGAGCCGGCCCCACATACCTGAAatcccccctccccctccacGGCAGCCACCCGACCACCGACCGAAACTCCTGCATCGACCGGCTTTCGAGAACGTCGCCGACCCGGCGGAGCCCGACGACGCATCGGTCCAAGTCCTCCGGGTTGGAGAAGTAGTTGAAGCGGACAATCGGGTTGTCCCGTGCATCGAGTGATGCGAGACGGAGGGAGCCAACGGAGGCTGGGCCTGGGACCTTCTCCATGAGGGTGGCGACGGTGACgtagagaggagaggaagggtTGTGAAGGAAGACGGAGCGAGGCGGGGAGAAGAAGGGCACAATGTTCGAGGCAGCCTCCAGGAATGATGCATCGGCCGCGTCTTTGTCCTCGCCGGTGGGGATGCCAACCACCTACATGAAGTACAGCGATCGAAACGACATATTAACATCAAAACAGCAGGTCCTGAATTCAAATATTATCAGGCTCAGACCTCATCTAATCCCCTTCAGTTTGTTACAAGAAGAGTATCGAATAAAGTGATCAAAACATTAGTCTTCTAGGAGCTTAATCTTTTTAGACAAAAATGTTGTTGTTTCACATCACCTGGATAAGGGAATGGTCGAGGGGGATCGAGGGGATGATGGAGATGCCATTGCGGGGGTTGTCGTAGACGTGCTGGCCAACATCGGGGAGGTTAGCAGCGACGGGAATGCCCCAGGAGGAGAGGTAGGGGCGGGGGCCCACGCCACTGAGGAGGAGGAGCTGGGGGCTGCCGAGGGCACCCGCACAAAGGATCACCTCGCCCCCTGGCCGTACCATGGCGTGGTGGTGCCGCCCAAGCCGGTCTCGGTATAGCACCCCGATTGCCGCCGATGATTGCTGGTTCCGCCGACGCGAGCCTAGAAATGGTGATACCACAACAATTAGTATTCCAAAATGAACTTTAGATTGGATTCTATTCTCTAAGGAGAATGCAGGAGGTGAAGATACAATAATTTCCAAATTGTCTAGCTACAGATGCATCATATGAAATTAATAAAcagaaatttcaaatctaaaggGAGACAAATTTTTCAACGAAAGCAAGAGTTGATTACCATCAGCGTTCAATAAACactttctcaaatttttttttttttttaaagaacttGGTGTCCATAATAAATCCAAGACAATGAGGCCAGAAATGTAAGACTAAATAAATTCAAGCAGATGAAGctaaaactaaaagaaaaaaaaatatatgtacttACTATCCGCATTTTCTAATTTCATGTTCTAAGACCTTCCTTGTACATTGTCGGCACCAGATTAGACCTTACTATCCAAAGAAGCAGATTTATATGGACTCTAACAAAGGAATTATTAATTGGCGAAGTCctgaattttgattctttaccGATTCGCACTTTTGGTTGGGATCATAAGATCTCGAATTTGGACGGAGATAAGAATTTCCAAATGTCTAACTAGAAGTTAGCTGCAGCGGGAGAACAAAACGAGTTCCTAGTTCAACAGATGATCTGAATTTAGAGGAGATAGCAAGTTTTCTACAAAAGCAAGATTTAATTACTATCAGCATCGAACTATAAGACGAAATTCGAGCTAAAATTTACTTACTACCAGAATTTAACGAGGAATAATTCATAGTTCAAGAAGACATTGGAATGGACAGTTTTAATAAGATCATCAAGCTGAAAGAAAGGAACAACATCAAGATAACAAAATGTTACGATCCATATACAGGGGAGGTCGAAGCGAACCGGGAGGGACGGGGTTGAGGAGGACGCGGTCGACGGTGGCGCGGAGGGCGACGCGGATGCGGTCGGGGTTGGCGAAGGCGAGGAGGTCGGCGGCGCTGTGGCGTCGGCCGGAGGAGTCGAAGGTGGTGGCGCCGATCTTGGTCCCGGCGAGGTGGTGCACCGTGAACCCGTTGTACGGCGTGACGTTGGCCTCGAGGAGGCCGTCCCTCACGGCGGATTGCCAGCTCCGGAGCACCGGGCGGAAGGTGATGGCCCTCTCGACCCAGTCGTAGGAGTCGTTGACGAGGGCCATGTCCCAGGAGGGGCCGCGGGGGAGGGAGAACCAGGAGGGGTGGGCGCGGCTGTAAAAGCCGGCGTTGATGGCGCTGCTGCCGCCGAGGACGCGGCCGCGGGCGTTGGGGACGGCGCCGTCCTCGGAGGAGAAGGGGTGGGCGGGGGAGTCGGGGGCGTCGGTGTCGACGAGGGTGGGGAGGAAGCCCTCCGGGGAGGCGAGGGAGGGGAACTCGGAGGGGGCGCCGCCGCGCTCGAGGACGAGGACGCGGCGGCCGCCCTCGGAGAGGGTGGCGGCGAGGGGGCACCCTGCGgtgccgccgccgacgacgatgTAGTCGTAGTCGGACTCCACCGGGAAGGCCCCGGCGTCGAAGGCGAAGGAGGCGTAGCTCGGGGGGCCTGCGAGGGAGATGGGGATCAAGATCGTTAGGCGCAAGAAGAGGatgggaagagggagagagggaggggaaggGAGGGGTTTGGTACCTTCGATAGGAGGGGCTTCGCcgcgggggaggaggaggaggaggaggaggaggaagaggggggTGGGGACGAAGGTGGAGGGGAAGCGCTTCTTCGCCATTAGGTTTTTAGAGATTGGTGAGGAATCGGGTCGAatttgttgagagagagagagcgcgcgcgctTGGGTTTTGAGTGCAAATGGCGGTAAGTTTAGGAGAGAGAACGAATACGAAGAGAGCGGTTTGTGAAATTATAAGTACCTGGACCTAGTCCACCAATTAATCTGTAAACCGAACCATTGGACTGCAACAAATCTGCGAAATGCACAGTTGCCAATGCATGAGAAACCGTTGTGCATTATGCATTCGCTATTTGTTGTTAATTCCactttgttttttctcttttttcccaaAAGGTAAACTTTCACTTTTGTGCAAGGATTTAAATGTCGTTTTACAGAACCGTGCcgataataacaaaatatttattttttttaataacaaaatataccaattatttattatatatttttatcaaaattttaattttattaaaaaaattaatttctaatttcaaaaataaaaaattttgaattatactAATATCTTGCTAGTATAATACAATACAATAAATACAGCCCGTATCGACGAGCACTATAATCCTTACTTTTGTATATTTCTTTTATCAGTTTGAACAATTTTTTCAGTTTAATCGATCTATTAGTTGCTTTCATGGCTACCGGATCCAAGATTTCTAGAGTTCACCTCGTAAAATAGTTGATGAAACCGTAGCAGTATTTTTAACAGATGACACCACATGATATGGTAACTATTTAGTCATCATACAAATGAACTGCTACATCATGTTCGAAAAAAATGCCGTATAGCTAATTCAGGATCAATTcaacaaaaagagaaataaaagcGGTATCAAACCGTGTAATAATTTCTCAAATTTGAGAAATAAAACCGTATAATTTCTGACCAAAATTTAGCATAATTCGCTTCAATAAATAAACACTTGCTCGCGTGCGCCCGCTTAAGTATACTACGGACAGCTCTCATCAAAGATAAAAGTGATCCATCACCCCAATTAATACAACATAGCTACGAGTTTGCTAGGCTTCTGCTGATCTTACCAATCCCTGTTTCCAGCTGCAACAAACTAGGCAGACTGACAATATCAGCATTAATAAATAAGCATCTACTCGACGACATTATTTGCTTAAGAAAGAATAATGTTATATGGTCCTTGCTTTAATTGATCAATGAGGAAAATAATTCTCAACTCATTGCTCTACCAGATGTCATCATGTGAGCTCTGagattcaaatatttcaaacaGAACGCTTTAGATTTCTCTATATGCAGCGCTGCAGGACATACGAAGCGAAAGAGGTGCGCCAGCTAGGAATAATGTGGGGTAAATAATATTGCCTCTCTAGTGTTTTAATCATGAAACCAGCACCAAAACTTAATTGATTGCCGCGCACATATGAACAGAAATAAAATATGGGATTTTACTGAACTATTCCGTTCTGTTTGCTCCCGCTCTTCGCTGATTTCTTCTGCTGTTCGGCATCGTAGTGAGCAAAGGCCGCATCCAATGCCTGAAGCGAGCATAGATATTAAATCAAATCAGATACAAGGCATAGaaaggaaacaaaagaaaagaagaggaaacaaGAGTTGCACTTCAAAATTACCATGTTTAATAATACATTCATGTGACGCGAGAGAAAGGACAACTAGGAATTACCTGTAGCATTGGCTGAACAAAGAGAGACACTTGATGCCTGAAATCTGACTGCACAGATTCCTTAATTTCCTGAAAATTCACCCACAAGATTTTCAATATTGACAGGCTGGATTATtagttaaaatttgagtttaaaacgTAAAATTAGCTTATGTTCAATTGTTTTAGCGACTGTCATACGTAATTCACTCTTGTATTAAATGGAATGTAGTAGTTCTGTGAAAAGGTTCATGTGCTGGGTTTGCCCTAGAATCAGAAGACTTTAAAGAGAAAATTCCATGAGATATAACCGAGTCCTAGTGATGACTGCTTCCGTGGAAAGGCCATAAAATAACAACGAGACGAGagaaagagcgagagagagaaagaggtggTACCTGTAGCTTTTGATATATCTGAGACATAGCATCCTTCAACCTTAGGACCTGCAACAATGCAAGATGTTTAATTGGCACAATTGTATAGCCACAAAGAATGCATCATGACAATTGCTTCTATTACCATCTACCATCTACTACTAAATCTTGATGTAATTACTACCTTATTATATAGGTAAGCAGTTGTAATTGGATATGATGACCAAAAATGTTGCAGCAATTCCTGAATGGACATCCAATGCTGAAATTGTTAACAAAACCAGGATATTAGTTCATTAATCATACAACACAAAATTAAAAGGTAGAAGCATACCGATCTTACCCAAATTACACTGCATCTTGAAATGGGTTCCTGAACtccaaaatttttgatttttactaCCTACCCTTAAACTATGGTGGGCTTAACTACCCGTTTGTCAAAAATTAACGTCACAAAGTATTTTGTAACCTAACGGAAAATTCTATTATTTGACAGATTAttctataacttttttttttctatgagaCCTATTAAATTCTAACAGAACTAGAcaaatattttgaaatgaaaattactgaaagattaataaataaaaaatttctaggTACCCATTTCAATATGCACTATAGTTCAGATTAGCTCTGTATGTTTACCAAGACAATGTATGGACAATGCATTCCAATAAATATGCTACTTTCATCAAGTAGAATCTAACAAGAGATTCTGATTCCAGTCTGACAATATATATTGGCATTTGGCAAGCATGGCAAGCACAAACCCTTTAAATCCATACATATTAATGTCACTAAAAGGACAGATTAACAGAGAGACTCACAT encodes the following:
- the LOC109719994 gene encoding (R)-mandelonitrile lyase-like — translated: MAKKRFPSTFVPTPLFLLLLLLLLPRGEAPPIEGPPSYASFAFDAGAFPVESDYDYIVVGGGTAGCPLAATLSEGGRRVLVLERGGAPSEFPSLASPEGFLPTLVDTDAPDSPAHPFSSEDGAVPNARGRVLGGSSAINAGFYSRAHPSWFSLPRGPSWDMALVNDSYDWVERAITFRPVLRSWQSAVRDGLLEANVTPYNGFTVHHLAGTKIGATTFDSSGRRHSAADLLAFANPDRIRVALRATVDRVLLNPVPPGSRRRNQQSSAAIGVLYRDRLGRHHHAMVRPGGEVILCAGALGSPQLLLLSGVGPRPYLSSWGIPVAANLPDVGQHVYDNPRNGISIIPSIPLDHSLIQVVGIPTGEDKDAADASFLEAASNIVPFFSPPRSVFLHNPSSPLYVTVATLMEKVPGPASVGSLRLASLDARDNPIVRFNYFSNPEDLDRCVVGLRRVGDVLESRSMQEFRSVVGWLPWRGRGDFRYVGPALPANRSDRAAMEEFCRRTVATIWHYHGGCVAGKVVDGDYRVIGVGALRVVDGSTFAISPGTNPQATLMMMGRYVGRKMLAERKEKSHRRRAPWPPRRHM